A window of Asterias rubens chromosome 22, eAstRub1.3, whole genome shotgun sequence contains these coding sequences:
- the LOC117305294 gene encoding transcription factor ets-4-like isoform X2 yields MDTLCTTDMLFTELCGDHTHLNSDLPQAMRVSLSGEDDGQRSMLTPPDSPVFAELTTPNGHHKGLYQDGVVPNLEFLPLCDNFNMNTVYSPFSDQPFCEGLIRDAPFGTSTYVPAMQGPEFTDFTDSFSNWNQQSYPPSAYEVNRSTFDAPFETLPNVENFLKTLAEPSRPTGHNSAGEEFDSESEASFTLPNSPATSDDGYLSLSSSFNPQHRTHNYQRRTVDKQLSVLRGVTNKSCHKRGRGRPRKMHSSTSGEDSDEEVTTRRGRGRRDAMRGNHLWEFIRDLLKDNHCCPKFIRWEDRKDGVFRFVNSEAVARMWGQKKNNPHMTYEKLSRAMRYYYKREILERVDGRRLVYKFGKKALGWREAAGLEIKTESA; encoded by the exons ATGGATACTTTGTGCACCACCGATATG CTCTTCACCGAACTGTGTGGCGACCACACCCACCTCAACTCTGACCTCCCTCAGGCGATGAGGGTGTCCCTTAGCGGAGAAGACGACGGGCAACGGAGCATGCTGACCCCGCCCGACAGCCCGGTCTTTGCAGAGCTGACCACACCCAACGGGCACCATAAGGGGTTATACCAAGACGGAGTGGTTCCCAACTTGGAATTTTTGCCATTATGTGACAACTTTAATATGAATACTG tgTATTCGCCTTTTTCAGACCAACCCTTCTGTGAAGGACTCATTCGTGATGCTCCGTTTGGAACGTCGACATATGTACCTGCTATGCAGG GACCCGAATTTACTGATTTTACTGACTCTTTTTCCAATTGGAATCAACAGTCATACCCTCCCAGTGCGTATGAAG TGAACAGATCAACCTTCGACGCACCTTTCGAAACATTGCCTAATGTTGAGAACTTCCTGAAGACACTTGCCGAACCGTCGCGTCCAACGGGACATAACTCGGCAGGAGAAG AATTCGACAGCGAGAGTGAAGCAAGCTTTACCCTCCCTAACTCCCCAGCAACATCCGACGACGGTTACCTGTCGCTTTCTTCTAGCTTCAACCCACAGCACCGCACCCACAACTACCAGAGAAGAACGGTCGATAAACAGTTGTCGGTTCTTCGAGGTGTGACAAACAAGAGCTGTCACAAGAGGGGGCGTGGCCGCCCACGCAAGATGCACTCCAGCACCAGTGGGGAGGACAGTGATGAAGAAGTGACAACAAGACGCGGACGTGGGAGGAGAGATg CAATGCGTGGCAACCATCTGTGGGAGTTCATACGAGATTTGCTGAAGGATAATCACTGTTGCCCTAAGTTCATTCGATGGGAGGACAGAAAAGATGGCGTCTTCCGGTTCGTTAACTCAGAGGCTGTTGCTAGGATGTGGGgccagaagaaaaacaacccacACATGACATACGAGAAACTAAGCCGAGCTATGAG GTACTACTACAAGCGTGAGATTTTAGAGAGAGTCGACGGCCGTAGACTCGTCTACAAGTTCGGCAAGAAGGCGCTTGGATGGAGGGAAGCCGCTGGCTTAGAGATAAAGACAGAGAGCGCCTGA
- the LOC117305294 gene encoding ETS-related transcription factor Elf-4-like isoform X1, with the protein MDTLCTTDMLFTELCGDHTHLNSDLPQAMRVSLSGEDDGQRSMLTPPDSPVFAELTTPNGHHKGLYQDGVVPNLEFLPLCDNFNMNTVYSPFSDQPFCEGLIRDAPFGTSTYVPAMQGPEFTDFTDSFSNWNQQSYPPSAYEVNRSTFDAPFETLPNVENFLKTLAEPSRPTGHNSAGEETEFDSESEASFTLPNSPATSDDGYLSLSSSFNPQHRTHNYQRRTVDKQLSVLRGVTNKSCHKRGRGRPRKMHSSTSGEDSDEEVTTRRGRGRRDAMRGNHLWEFIRDLLKDNHCCPKFIRWEDRKDGVFRFVNSEAVARMWGQKKNNPHMTYEKLSRAMRYYYKREILERVDGRRLVYKFGKKALGWREAAGLEIKTESA; encoded by the exons ATGGATACTTTGTGCACCACCGATATG CTCTTCACCGAACTGTGTGGCGACCACACCCACCTCAACTCTGACCTCCCTCAGGCGATGAGGGTGTCCCTTAGCGGAGAAGACGACGGGCAACGGAGCATGCTGACCCCGCCCGACAGCCCGGTCTTTGCAGAGCTGACCACACCCAACGGGCACCATAAGGGGTTATACCAAGACGGAGTGGTTCCCAACTTGGAATTTTTGCCATTATGTGACAACTTTAATATGAATACTG tgTATTCGCCTTTTTCAGACCAACCCTTCTGTGAAGGACTCATTCGTGATGCTCCGTTTGGAACGTCGACATATGTACCTGCTATGCAGG GACCCGAATTTACTGATTTTACTGACTCTTTTTCCAATTGGAATCAACAGTCATACCCTCCCAGTGCGTATGAAG TGAACAGATCAACCTTCGACGCACCTTTCGAAACATTGCCTAATGTTGAGAACTTCCTGAAGACACTTGCCGAACCGTCGCGTCCAACGGGACATAACTCGGCAGGAGAAG AAACAGAATTCGACAGCGAGAGTGAAGCAAGCTTTACCCTCCCTAACTCCCCAGCAACATCCGACGACGGTTACCTGTCGCTTTCTTCTAGCTTCAACCCACAGCACCGCACCCACAACTACCAGAGAAGAACGGTCGATAAACAGTTGTCGGTTCTTCGAGGTGTGACAAACAAGAGCTGTCACAAGAGGGGGCGTGGCCGCCCACGCAAGATGCACTCCAGCACCAGTGGGGAGGACAGTGATGAAGAAGTGACAACAAGACGCGGACGTGGGAGGAGAGATg CAATGCGTGGCAACCATCTGTGGGAGTTCATACGAGATTTGCTGAAGGATAATCACTGTTGCCCTAAGTTCATTCGATGGGAGGACAGAAAAGATGGCGTCTTCCGGTTCGTTAACTCAGAGGCTGTTGCTAGGATGTGGGgccagaagaaaaacaacccacACATGACATACGAGAAACTAAGCCGAGCTATGAG GTACTACTACAAGCGTGAGATTTTAGAGAGAGTCGACGGCCGTAGACTCGTCTACAAGTTCGGCAAGAAGGCGCTTGGATGGAGGGAAGCCGCTGGCTTAGAGATAAAGACAGAGAGCGCCTGA